From a single Photobacterium gaetbulicola Gung47 genomic region:
- a CDS encoding nitrate reductase, cytochrome c-type, periplasmic (COG3005), with translation MKLLKTFWRRLTSPSKVAVGLVLFMGFMGGLLFWGAFNTGMEATNTEEFCAGCHAPIVKEIRETVHFANRSGVRAICSDCHVPHNWTDKIVRKVQASKELVAYAMGTISTEEKFEERRGYLANREWHRMKENDSQECRNCHEFEYMDFSEQGSRSAKQHSTALASGDKTCVDCHKGIAHKLPDMSGIEGWQ, from the coding sequence ATGAAACTATTGAAAACGTTTTGGCGTCGACTGACATCTCCGAGTAAGGTCGCTGTCGGTTTGGTGCTGTTCATGGGCTTCATGGGCGGTTTGCTGTTCTGGGGCGCATTCAACACCGGTATGGAAGCGACCAACACCGAAGAGTTCTGTGCTGGCTGTCACGCTCCGATCGTCAAAGAGATCCGGGAAACGGTACACTTTGCCAACCGCTCGGGTGTTCGTGCAATTTGTTCTGACTGCCACGTGCCACATAACTGGACTGATAAAATTGTTCGCAAGGTACAAGCCTCGAAAGAGCTGGTGGCCTATGCGATGGGGACGATCAGTACCGAAGAGAAGTTTGAGGAGCGCCGGGGCTATCTCGCCAACCGTGAGTGGCACCGAATGAAGGAAAATGACTCACAAGAGTGCCGAAACTGTCACGAGTTTGAGTACATGGACTTCTCTGAGCAGGGAAGCCGCAGCGCGAAACAGCACTCTACGGCATTGGCGTCCGGCGATAAGACCTGTGTAGATTGCCATAAGGGGATTGCCCACAAACTACCTGATATGTCTGGTATTGAAGGCTGGCAGTAA
- a CDS encoding putative periplasmic nitrate reductase,cytochrome c-type protein (COG3043), producing the protein MKRLVLAVMAFGMMLAGAVHSAEELHNPGGIGGLESLRGASELEATRAADPMKRYPRDQGTIDSDYVYQPPLVPHTIRNYEVSKNANKCLACHSWKNANEMGATKISVTHYQSPREGQVLSDVSPARYFCLQCHVPQADAKPLVENDFQRVDALR; encoded by the coding sequence ATGAAACGATTAGTTCTAGCAGTAATGGCATTTGGCATGATGCTGGCTGGTGCTGTACACAGTGCAGAAGAGCTGCACAACCCGGGTGGTATCGGTGGCTTGGAGTCACTACGTGGTGCCAGCGAGCTGGAAGCAACCCGCGCGGCGGATCCAATGAAACGCTACCCTCGCGATCAGGGCACGATTGATAGTGATTATGTTTACCAGCCCCCTTTGGTACCGCACACCATCCGTAACTACGAAGTGTCGAAAAATGCCAATAAGTGTCTAGCCTGCCATAGCTGGAAAAATGCCAATGAAATGGGCGCGACCAAGATCAGCGTGACACACTACCAGTCACCGCGTGAAGGGCAGGTATTGTCAGATGTATCACCAGCACGTTACTTCTGCTTGCAGTGCCACGTACCACAAGCAGATGCTAAGCCGTTGGTTGAAAATGATTTCCAGCGTGTTGATGCGCTGCGCTAG